In Leishmania infantum JPCM5 genome chromosome 33, a genomic segment contains:
- a CDS encoding putative vesicular protein trafficking mediator, with the protein MGKEDRMYDILFNMKFASKQMSKSAAVSEKAAEREKLNVKKALEKGNPEAARIYAENAIRKRNEGLNYLRLASRLDAASSRIQTAMQMKMVTKTMPTTVKGMDKILTSMDPMKIAKVMDAFEQQVGAMDVNLGTMDAAFESSSAGTVPVAQVDSLMEQLAAENNIDLSAKLGNGPLGSSIAMPARKQDVDEDDIAERLKALQAL; encoded by the coding sequence ATGGGCAAGGAAGACAGAATGTACGACATTCTCTTCAACATGAAGTTTGCGTCGAAGCAGATGTCGAAGAGCGCCGCCGTGTCCGaaaaggcggcggagcgggagAAGCTGAACGTCAAGAAAGCGTTGGAGAAGGGCAACCCCGAGGCGGCCCGTATCTACGCCGAGAACGCGATTCGCAAGCGCAACGAGGGCCTGAATTATCTCCGTCTCGCCTCccgcctcgacgccgcctcgtcgcgcaTACAAACTGCCATGCAGATGAAGATGGTTACTAAGACTATGCCCACCACGGTGAAGGGCATGGACAAGATTCTCACCTCCATGGACCCCATGAAGATCGCAAAGGTGATGGACGCCTTTGAGCAGCAGGTCGGCGCGATGGACGTAAATCTGGGCACAATGGATGCTGCCTTCGAGAGCTCTTCAGCTGGCACGGTGCCGGTGGCCCAGGTAGACTCGTTGATGGAACAGCTGGCTGCGGAGAATAACATCGATCTTAGTGCGAAGCTTGGCAATGGACCGTTGGGTAGCAGCATTGCGATGCCCGCGCGAAAGCAGGATGTAGACGAAGACGACATTGCTGAGCGCCtcaaggcgctgcaggcgctgtaA